A genomic stretch from Desulfotignum balticum DSM 7044 includes:
- a CDS encoding AMP-binding protein → MATESGLREITLGDLLDETVAKYGDHDALVYVDRDFRLTYRQFGDLVDELAKGLMALGVTKGEKVAVWATNIPFWVTLQFATAKIGAILLTVNTNYKSAELAYLLQQSETENLFIIDGFQDTDYINTVYELVPELKTCQRGRLTSKEFPCLKRVGFLGQEKHRGMYTIPEIRALAVMVSDDAYAQRQKSLSPHDVVNMQYTSGTTGFPKGVMLTHYNIGNNGYWIGKNQKFTQNDRVCLPVPLFHCFGCVLGVLAAVNHGTCMVILEGFDPVMVMSSVEKEKCTALYGVPTMFIALLDHPLFDKFDFSSLRTGIMAGSNCPVHVMEQVIDRMHMTDVTICYGLTEASPVVTYTRIDDDIRLRVETVGRALPHIEVRITDPETGQPLAPGQQGEICCKGYNIMKGYYNNPEATKKAIDDEGWLHTGDLGVLDEQGNLSITGRHKDMIIRGGENIYPREIEEFLIRMDGIRDIQVAAVPSEKYGEEVGAFIILKDGADLEPSDVTDFCRGKISRYKIPRYVHFVTDYPMTASGKIQKYKLTEMSEQIWPERR, encoded by the coding sequence ATGGCAACAGAGTCAGGATTGCGGGAGATTACCCTGGGGGATCTGCTGGACGAGACCGTGGCAAAATACGGGGATCACGATGCCCTGGTATATGTGGACAGAGATTTTCGTCTCACCTACAGGCAGTTCGGGGACCTGGTGGATGAGCTGGCCAAAGGGCTCATGGCCCTGGGGGTTACAAAAGGGGAAAAAGTGGCCGTGTGGGCCACCAACATTCCCTTCTGGGTGACCCTGCAGTTTGCCACGGCCAAAATCGGGGCCATTCTTCTCACGGTGAACACCAATTACAAAAGCGCGGAACTGGCATATCTGCTCCAGCAGTCGGAAACGGAAAACCTGTTCATCATCGACGGGTTCCAGGACACGGATTACATCAATACCGTGTATGAGCTGGTGCCGGAGCTCAAAACCTGCCAGCGGGGCCGCCTGACAAGCAAAGAATTCCCCTGCCTCAAGCGGGTAGGGTTTCTGGGCCAGGAAAAGCACCGGGGCATGTACACCATTCCCGAGATCCGGGCCCTGGCCGTGATGGTGTCAGACGATGCGTATGCCCAACGGCAAAAATCCCTGTCCCCCCATGATGTGGTGAACATGCAGTACACCTCGGGCACCACGGGGTTTCCCAAGGGCGTGATGCTCACCCATTACAATATCGGCAACAACGGATACTGGATCGGGAAAAACCAGAAATTCACACAAAACGACCGGGTCTGCCTGCCCGTGCCCCTGTTCCACTGTTTCGGGTGTGTGCTCGGGGTCCTTGCCGCCGTGAATCATGGCACCTGCATGGTGATCCTGGAAGGATTCGATCCCGTGATGGTCATGTCGTCCGTGGAAAAAGAAAAATGCACGGCCCTGTACGGGGTCCCCACCATGTTCATTGCGCTGCTGGACCATCCCCTGTTTGACAAGTTTGATTTCTCCTCTTTGCGCACCGGGATCATGGCCGGGTCCAACTGCCCCGTGCATGTGATGGAACAGGTCATCGACCGGATGCACATGACGGATGTCACCATCTGCTACGGGCTCACGGAAGCCAGCCCCGTGGTGACATACACCCGCATCGACGACGATATCCGGCTTCGGGTGGAAACCGTGGGCCGTGCCCTGCCCCACATCGAGGTCAGGATCACGGACCCGGAAACAGGCCAGCCCCTGGCGCCGGGACAACAGGGAGAGATCTGCTGCAAAGGCTACAATATCATGAAAGGGTATTACAACAATCCGGAAGCCACAAAAAAAGCCATTGATGACGAAGGCTGGCTCCACACCGGGGATTTAGGGGTTCTGGATGAACAGGGCAACCTGTCCATCACGGGCCGGCACAAAGACATGATCATCCGGGGCGGAGAAAACATCTATCCCAGAGAAATCGAAGAGTTTCTCATCCGCATGGACGGGATCAGAGATATTCAGGTGGCGGCCGTTCCCAGTGAAAAATACGGGGAAGAGGTGGGCGCATTTATTATTTTAAAGGACGGGGCAGATCTTGAGCCCAGTGATGTGACCGATTTCTGCAGAGGCAAAATCAGCCGGTACAAAATTCCCCGGTATGTGCATTTTGTGACGGATTATCCCATGACCGCATCCGGCAAGATCCAGAAATACAAACTCACGGAAATGTCCGAGCAGATCTGGCCGGAACGGCGGTAA
- a CDS encoding glycine cleavage system protein H, which produces MRSRKQDHEVKGFQVVENACIWMKAGIVPFKMCDNVYDCRTCPFDKAMQQKMTAIRHLESRGDGTALAEKLRTIYKWHPRPCRHVLTGRVDGPRTCVLNYECYHCDYDQMLDEEDLNGFSRKPAFSLAAGYRLARGYYYHKGHTWARFGHGGRVTVGFDEFLVKLFGIPSTISIPPIGTGVKKDHAAVAFSRRDKSATALSPVTGTVLAVNTKAQAHPEIVHQDPYHDGWLCILEPNMPKRNHKGLFYEKESLEWTDRESQRLLSLIGPEYMDLAATGGEPIDDVYGSFPEIGWETLAEKFLGT; this is translated from the coding sequence ATGAGATCCCGGAAACAGGACCATGAGGTAAAAGGGTTCCAGGTCGTTGAAAACGCGTGTATCTGGATGAAAGCAGGCATTGTGCCGTTTAAAATGTGCGACAATGTGTATGACTGCCGGACCTGTCCGTTTGACAAGGCCATGCAGCAAAAAATGACGGCCATCCGGCATCTGGAATCCCGGGGTGATGGCACCGCCCTAGCGGAAAAATTACGAACCATTTACAAATGGCATCCCCGCCCCTGCCGGCATGTGCTCACAGGCCGCGTGGATGGCCCCAGAACCTGTGTGCTGAACTATGAATGCTATCACTGTGACTATGACCAGATGCTGGATGAGGAAGACCTGAACGGGTTCAGCAGAAAACCGGCGTTTTCACTGGCGGCCGGGTACCGCCTGGCCCGGGGTTATTACTATCACAAGGGACATACCTGGGCACGATTCGGCCATGGCGGACGGGTGACGGTCGGGTTTGATGAATTTCTGGTCAAACTGTTCGGCATCCCTTCAACCATTTCGATTCCGCCCATTGGCACGGGGGTGAAAAAAGATCATGCCGCCGTGGCATTTTCCCGCCGGGACAAGTCAGCCACGGCCCTGTCTCCGGTCACAGGAACGGTGCTGGCCGTCAACACCAAAGCCCAGGCCCATCCGGAAATCGTTCATCAGGACCCCTACCATGACGGGTGGCTGTGTATCCTTGAGCCGAATATGCCCAAACGAAACCACAAGGGCCTTTTTTATGAAAAAGAAAGCCTGGAATGGACCGACCGGGAAAGCCAGCGGCTGTTATCTTTGATCGGGCCGGAATACATGGATCTGGCTGCCACGGGCGGAGAACCCATTGATGATGTATACGGCAGTTTCCCGGAAATCGGATGGGAGACTCTTGCAGAAAAATTTCTGGGAACCTGA
- a CDS encoding archaemetzincin family Zn-dependent metalloprotease has protein sequence MTQQIGVVPVGEVPALVLKVIAANITACYRCPAVVLPKRPVPESAFDDRRNQYDAGIIIEQLGAWNFPACSKIVGITSLDIFIPIFNYAYGYAVQGGDLSMISLFRLNRNADGSLPPPSLFYERTAKVALHELGHLFSLFHCHETQCIMHFSGAITDLDQIPFYLCPDCERRLTP, from the coding sequence ATGACACAGCAGATCGGGGTGGTGCCGGTGGGAGAGGTCCCGGCACTCGTACTCAAGGTGATTGCAGCCAACATTACGGCCTGTTACAGGTGTCCGGCCGTTGTTCTGCCCAAACGGCCCGTGCCTGAATCCGCGTTTGATGACCGGCGGAACCAGTATGATGCCGGTATCATCATCGAACAGCTGGGGGCATGGAATTTCCCGGCGTGTTCTAAAATTGTGGGGATCACATCCCTGGATATTTTTATTCCCATTTTCAACTATGCATATGGGTACGCCGTCCAGGGAGGTGATCTTTCCATGATTTCGCTGTTCAGGCTGAACAGGAACGCCGACGGATCGTTGCCGCCGCCGTCTTTGTTTTACGAACGGACGGCAAAAGTCGCACTCCACGAACTCGGGCACCTGTTCAGTCTGTTCCACTGCCATGAAACCCAATGCATCATGCATTTTTCCGGTGCCATCACGGATCTGGACCAGATCCCTTTTTATCTTTGCCCGGACTGCGAAAGGCGCCTGACCCCGTGA
- a CDS encoding sigma-54-dependent transcriptional regulator produces the protein MDSKIRIMIVDDEMIVRQSLLTWFKKYGHEVDTAASGMEALKKLEQTPFQVMFVDIKMPGMDGLELLEKVKQDDPDIMVVIITAYGSIESAVKAMRTGASDYLLKPFKPDQLSLVMERILCQQKITQEYQYLKGHLEQITRFDNIIGQSSPMKQLYAMIPEVAQSDASVLITGETGTGKELVARAIHAKSLRAELPFVAINCGALPDTLMESELFGHKKGAFTGATHARKGFLEIVSGGTLFLDEIGDISPKMQVDLLRVLEDKQVFSVGSETPVAVDFRLVSATRHHLEDRIRKEAFREDFYYRINVIKIRLPSLRERKDDIALLARHFMEKYSHETTKTVDRITQDAVRLLTSYDWPGNVRELENAVERAVVLSKSRTLTAGDFSFLQPARTAGPRAQTLKAVQKEHILRILDEQDWHITRSAEILGINRATLHKIIKRDQLKKDR, from the coding sequence ATGGATAGTAAAATTCGCATCATGATCGTGGACGATGAGATGATTGTCCGGCAGTCTTTGTTGACCTGGTTTAAAAAATACGGCCATGAAGTGGACACGGCCGCATCAGGCATGGAGGCCCTGAAAAAACTGGAACAAACGCCGTTTCAGGTGATGTTTGTGGATATTAAAATGCCGGGGATGGACGGCCTGGAACTGCTGGAAAAAGTGAAACAGGATGACCCGGATATCATGGTGGTGATCATCACGGCCTACGGCTCCATTGAAAGCGCGGTCAAAGCCATGCGCACGGGTGCCAGCGACTATCTGCTCAAACCTTTCAAGCCGGACCAGCTGTCCCTGGTGATGGAAAGGATCCTGTGCCAGCAGAAAATCACCCAGGAGTATCAGTACCTCAAAGGTCACCTGGAACAGATCACCCGGTTTGACAACATCATCGGCCAGTCATCTCCCATGAAACAACTGTATGCCATGATCCCGGAAGTGGCCCAAAGCGACGCTTCTGTTTTAATTACCGGAGAAACGGGGACGGGCAAGGAACTGGTGGCCCGGGCCATCCATGCCAAAAGCCTTCGGGCCGAGCTGCCCTTTGTTGCCATCAACTGCGGTGCATTGCCGGACACGCTCATGGAAAGTGAATTGTTCGGGCATAAAAAAGGGGCGTTCACGGGGGCGACCCATGCCAGAAAAGGGTTTCTGGAAATCGTTTCCGGCGGGACCCTGTTTCTGGATGAAATCGGTGATATCAGCCCGAAAATGCAGGTGGACCTGCTCCGGGTCCTGGAGGACAAACAGGTGTTCAGTGTGGGAAGCGAAACACCCGTGGCCGTGGATTTCCGTCTGGTTTCCGCCACCCGGCACCACCTGGAAGACCGTATCCGAAAAGAGGCATTCCGGGAAGATTTTTATTATCGGATCAACGTGATCAAGATCCGGCTGCCTTCCCTGCGGGAGCGCAAAGATGATATTGCGCTGCTGGCCAGGCATTTCATGGAAAAATACAGCCATGAAACCACGAAAACCGTGGACCGGATCACACAGGATGCCGTCAGGCTGTTGACGTCATACGACTGGCCCGGCAATGTCAGGGAACTGGAAAATGCCGTTGAACGGGCCGTGGTGCTAAGCAAATCCCGGACCCTGACGGCCGGGGATTTTTCATTTCTGCAGCCGGCCCGGACCGCCGGGCCCAGGGCTCAGACATTGAAAGCCGTCCAGAAGGAACATATTCTCCGGATACTGGATGAACAGGACTGGCACATTACCCGGTCAGCTGAAATTTTAGGGATCAACCGGGCCACACTTCATAAAATCATTAAACGGGATCAGTTGAAAAAAGACCGATGA